A window from Leishmania mexicana MHOM/GT/2001/U1103 complete genome, chromosome 33 encodes these proteins:
- a CDS encoding methyltransferase-like protein: protein MPAPRPELENPPEVFYNASEARRYTVSTRVRKIQRDMTLRALELLNLPKDDAAAAAGVNSSALLLDIGSGSGLSGDVLTEQGHVWMGVDISRDMLRIAKEDELSYYDVSAAQKSAETEEACLTSSNNARFDTSHVKWGLITSEDDQEEVSESEEGKGADGDDDDGASSDLSSRAAAGSGAGGAASGPRMVEVLQNDIGAGLPFRPGTFDGCISISVLQWLCHSTKRGEVPQRRLMALFQSLYNALRRGAKAIFQFYPSSPEQVHMITRAAMKCGFDGGVVVDFPHSARAKKYYLVLQAGQVQGGFVPPPALTGEVEGDGDDDDDGSDGDSEYDGEEYYGSGEDDDEDDDRLHNPNSRKRVRVEGRDAHHGKRGRASSAHGQKRRRKDNRPVTGTREWVLLKKEERRRRGYQTTADTKYTMRPRKPRF from the coding sequence ATGCCGGCCCCACGTCCAGAGCTGGAGAACCCGCCGGAGGTGTTCTACAACGCCTCCGAGGCACGGAGGTACACTGTGagcacacgtgtgcgcaaGATTCAGCGGGACATGACTCTGCgcgcgctggagctgctcaaCCTGCCAAaggacgacgcggcggcagccgccggtGTGAATAGCTCGGCCCTGCTGCTCGACATAGGCAGTGGTAGCGGCTTGAGCGGGGACGTGCTCACGGAGCAGGGCCACGTGTGGATGGGCGTCGATATCAGTCGTGACATGCTGCGCATTGCCAAGGAGGATGAGCTGAGTTACTACGACGTGAGTGCGGCACAAAAGtcggcggagacggaggaAGCGTGCCTGACAAGCAGTAACAATGCCCGCTTCGACACCAGCCATGTGAAATGGGGCCTCATCACTTCTGAGGATGACCAAGAGGAGGTGAGCGAGTCTGAAGAGGGAAAAGGTGCTGacggagatgatgatgacggCGCGAGCAGTGACTTGTCTAgcagggcagcggcaggtaGCGGCGCGGGTGGCGCGGCGTCAGGGCCGCGCATGGTGGAGGTGCTTCAGAACGACATTGGCGCCGGGCTGCCGTTTCGCCCTGGTACGTTCGACGGCTGCATCTCCATCTCGGTGCTGCAGTGGCTATGCCACAGCACCAAGAGGGGCGAGGTGCCACAACGAAGGCTGATGGCGCTCTTTCAGTCTCTCTACAatgcgctgcgtcgcggcgcaaAGGCCATCTTTCAGTTTTACCCCAGCAGCCCGGAGCAGGTGCACATGATTACGCGAGCTGCCATGAAGTGCGGcttcgacggcggcgtcgtcgtcgattTCCCCCACTCGGCGCGCGCCAAGAAGTACTAcctggtgctgcaggcgggTCAGGTGCAGGGTGGGtttgtgccgccgccggcccTGACAGGCGAGGTGGagggcgatggcgacgacgatgacgacggcagcgatggcgacTCCGAGTACGATGGCGAGGAGTACTacggcagcggagaggacgacgacgaggacgacgacagaCTCCATAACCCGAATAGCCGCAAACGTGTTCGCGTAGAAGGGCGGGACGCCCATCACGGCAAGCGCGGCCGAGCTTCCTCTGCACACGGGCAGAAGCGCCGTCGCAAGGACAACCGCCCCGTCACCGGCACCCGCGAGTGGGTGTTGCTcaagaaagaggagaggcgcCGGCGGGGTTATCAGACCACCGCAGACACCAAGTACACGATGCGACCGCGCAAGCCTCGGTTTTGA
- a CDS encoding calcineurin-like phosphoesterase-like protein yields MYGFDSSDVLYYLYDPNLVPPARGKYTRVISELLAGYSDSSYVDNIDIMDILRGGTMEAVELCEDAKSILSKEPTVLDLCVSDADDFVFVGDIHGQFNDLLHSVLSVQLARSASVSRKGTKVATQPGQRMDGEDDSGELSSPLPIAATPTLSSTLAPVSSSTAVPRHHDDSHGFGQDAGKIIRFLFLGDYVDRGPRGLEVIVLLLALKIEYPQHVFLLRGNHEEAQTNRLYGFFDECRAKFFMAHHAHDHMSVVEPGCDGACSSLIQRSPINVAKEAVGAECHNSHQHFSHLEGECATHLPGTSGSNRSNNSSAEVHSSLADTDADAWMSFNATFCWLPLAAVVCCCAGSFFCTHGGLSPTLRRITQLHRLKRETYGTGLCETITSPLSSGCSVTSSPERSPRGIYGSTASTREPNQIIDGLLWSDPSDHGTGCHVNVRGCGYSFGMDVTRRFLDANCGYAASQPSSLRAEGSKDDEEEKRSCPGSAPPRNAQYGKSQRMHFIMRAHQCVKAGFQWSQEGLMVTLFSAPNYCGVNGNKGAIAMLRGAAQASGESIRLEFKVYDSYKCALFTTGGSKVTLGKLEHRKSGSNLSAAGGAPPRCPAFPLRDRNVVNNPILEAYFGSIAKPDI; encoded by the coding sequence ATGTACGGGTTTGACAGTAGCGATGTGCTCTATTACCTGTATGACCCAAATCTGGTCCCCCCCGCGCGTGGCAAGTACACCCGAGTCATTTCAGAGCTCCTTGCCGGCTACTCTGACTCTTCCTACGTCGACAACATCGATATTATGGACATCCTGCGCGGCGGGacgatggaggcggtggagctgtGCGAGGATGCCAAGAGCATTCTCTCGAAGGAACCCACGGTGCTTGACCTTTGTGTGAGTGATGCGGACGATTTTGTTTTTGTAGGCGACATTCATGGCCAGTTCAACGACTTACTGCACAGCGTTTTGTCAGTGCAGCTGGCCAGGTCAGCGTCAGTGTCGCGAAAGGGCACTAAGGTGGCTACACAGCCGGGACAGCGCATGGATGGCGAGGATGACAGCGGTGAACTGAGCTCCCCACTGCCAATCGCTGCCACCCCGACACTGTCGTCAACCTTAGCACCTGtgtcctccagcaccgccgtgccgcgccaccacgacgacagCCACGGCTTTGGGCAAGACGCGGGAAAGATCATACGGTTTTTGTTTCTCGGCGACTACGTTGACCGCGGCCCGCGCGGGCTGGAAGTCATTGTGCTCCTCCTGGCTCTCAAAATCGAGTACCCGCAGCATGTCTTTCTCCTGCGCGGCAAtcacgaggaggcgcagacTAACCGCCTGTACGGCTTCTTTGACGAGTGTCGAGCGAAGTTCTTTATGGCGCACCATGCCCATGACCACATGTCTGTCGTAGAGCCGGGGTGCGACGGTGCTTGCTCCTCCCTTATTCAGCGCTCGCCGATAAACGTTGCGAAGGAGGCGGTAGGAGCGGAGTGCCACAATTCGCATCAACACTTTTCGCACCTTGAAGGTGAATGTGCTACCCATCTTCCTGGCACCTCTGGCAGCAACCgaagcaacaacagcagcgcagaGGTACACTCTTCCTTAGCCGATACCGATGCGGACGCGTGGATGTCGTTCAACGCGACCTTCTGCTGGCTCCCGCTGGCAGCCGTCgtttgctgctgcgcggggTCTTTTTTCTGCACGCACGGGGGGCTGAGCCCCACTCTGCGCCGCATTAcgcagctgcatcgcctcaAGCGCGAGACGTACGGGACCGGACTGTGCGAAACAATCACGTCACCGCtgagcagcggctgcagcgtaACGAGCAGTCCGGAGCGGTCACCTCGGGGCATCTACGGCAGTACTGCCTCAACGCGGGAGCCGAACCAGATTATTGATGGCCTCCTGTGGTCCGACCCATCTGACCACGGGACAGGCTGTCACGTGAACGTGCGCGGGTGCGGCTACTCTTTCGGCATGGACGTTACGCGCCGCTTTCTCGACGCCAACTGCGGTTATGCCGCCTCACAGCCATCCTCGCTGCGGGCGGAAGGAAGCAAGGAtgacgaggaagagaagcgcTCGTGTCCCGGATCCGCACCTCCGAGGAACGCTCAGTACGGCAAGTCTCAGCGCATGCACTTTATCATGCGCGCTCACCAGTGCGTCAAGGCTGGTTTTCAGTGGTCCCAGGAGGGGTTGATGGTAACGTTGTTCTCCGCCCCTAATTACTGCGGCGTGAACGGCAACAAAGGCGCCATCGCGATGCTTCGCGGTGCGGCACAGGCTTCTGGTGAATCGATTCGGCTCGAATTCAAGGTGTACGACAGCTACAAGTGTGCCTTGTTCACCACTGGTGGATCGAAGGTGACCCTCGGTAAACTTGAGCACAGGAAGAGTGGAAGCAACCTTTCGGCGGCTggcggcgcaccgccacgtTGCCCGGCCTTTCCTCTGCGTGACCGCAATGTTGTGAACAATCCCATTTTGGAGGCATACTTTGGCAGCATTGCAAAGCCGGACATCTGA
- a CDS encoding putative 40S ribosomal protein S19 protein gives MFFIRKVTNPSCIMAALKNKIRRVGKRKGATLKDVSAWRWIKTAARHFKQEGKIFVPNCTEIMKSSHGRERAPQNPDWYYIRCAAVLRAIYLRPGVGYGGLSKRFGNKKNYGSRPEHTVTSSTGPLHWACKSLTKLGLVEPGAQSGQRLTRKGHKFADSLAFQVQIRKFGASK, from the coding sequence ATGTTTTTCATTAGAAAGGTGACAAATCCATCTTGCATCATGGCTGCTCTGAAGAACAAGATCCGTCGCGTCGGCAAGAGGAAGGGTGCGACCCTGAAGGACGTCAGCGCTTGGCGCTGGAtcaagacggcggcgcgccacTTCAAGCAGGAGGGCAAGATCTTTGTGCCGAACTGCACCGAGATCATGAAGAGCTCCCACGGCCGCGAGCGCGCGCCGCAGAACCCGGACTGGTACTAcatccgctgcgccgccgtcctgcGCGCCATCTACCTGCGCCCTGGCGTGGGTTACGGTGGCCTGAGCAAGCGCTTCGGCAACAAGAAGAACTACGGCAGCCGCCCCGAGCACACCGTGACCTCCTCTACCGGTCCGCTCCACTGGGCCTGCAAGTCGCTGACGAAGCTCGGCCTCGTGGAGCCTGGTGCGCAGTCTGGTCAACGCCTGACACGCAAGGGTCACAAGTTCGCTGACTCCCTGGCCTTCCAGGTTCAGATCCGCAAGTTTGGTGCCAGCAAGTAG
- a CDS encoding putative tuzin: MAVNAFFAKSTSAALAPIAEGSIKSKIAGTVYAVHLQHLFLSPIIEVGSRVYIEHGKDEEYVGAVVGGVVVRVNGNGTYGVLLDNNSFDMAVPTEMVLFSEGRGKLASDAEHREVLEWLRRAGVARRAHQETFACVLFHRGWRAHRLYLLQASDVHCLTHIPKAVRMRVLDESEWQRDHHRQMRQLLKERVMERDFRYKLTKYSGVVSASMALLGIAFAFGWNVKNSRTQQREHQLKVAVKALMQTLNHQHSTLQGTTSMTQNFVRRDREESAVRQALRRLDVAHPRIIVFTGFHGCGKSTLCRNAVLKERIPAVYVDIRGTEDTLRSVVKALGVNRVEVCCDLLEFVADSCRKAKATNGQTPLLILKLREGSSFQRVYNDAVALACDRRLCHVAIEVPIESLSMATAGLPRLDFCMIAAFSREQAFAYTQHTIDAVSLNHFVDIIGTNSNDLDELFAAVHQRRVSAAHYANEKLLKAMRQLQAACAGRPQLRFALQQLSALPYGDGQHSGGDAAALRSAALRDIVFYDPVQDVWLFRNKLFHSASRCCWR, from the coding sequence ATGGCGGTGAATGCTTTTTTTGCGAAGAGCACAAGCGCCGCTCTTGCCCCCATCGCGGAAGGCAGCATAAAGTCCAAGATTGCTGGAACCGTCTACGCCGTTCACTTGCAGCATCTCTTTCTGTCGCCCATCATCGAGGTCGGCTCTCGCGTCTACATTGAGCACGGCAAGGACGAGGAGTACGTCGGCGCCGTGGTTGGCGGCGTCGTGGTCCGCGTCAACGGTAACGGAACGTATGGGGTGTTGCTCGACAACAACAGCTTCGACATGGCTGTTCCCACAGAGATGGTGCTCTTTTCAGAAGGCCGAGGCAAGTTGGCGAGCGACGCTGAGCACCGCGAGGTGCTGGAGTGGTTGCGCAGGGCCGGAGTGGCGCGAAGGGCCCACCAGGAGACTTTTGCGTGCGTCCTTTTTCatcgcggctggcgcgcgcacaggtTGTACTTGCTGCAGGCCTCCGACGTGCACTGCCTGACACACATTCCCAAAgcggtgcgcatgcgcgtgttGGATGAATCAGAATGGCAGAGAGACCACCATCGCCAAATGCGGCAGTTGCTAAAGGAGCGGGTCATGGAGCGGGACTTCCGCTACAAGCTTACCAAGTACAGCGGTGTGGTGAGCGCGTCAATGGCTCTCCTGGGTATTGCCTTCGCGTTTGGGTGGAATGTAAAAAATTCGCGCACGCAACAGCGTGAGCATCAGCTGAAGGTCGCCGTCAAGGCTCTCATGCAGACGCTGAATCACCAACACAGCACTCTGCAAGGGACCACATCGATGACACAAAACTTTGTTCGGCGCgacagagaggagagcgctgttcggcaggcgctgcgtcggctcGATGTGGCGCATCCACGAATCATTGTTTTTACTGGCTTTCACGGCTGCGGTAAGAGCACCCTGTGCCGCAACGCCGTGCTGAAGGAGCGAATACCGGCTGTCTACGTGGATATCCGCGGCACCGAggacacgctgcgcagcgtcgtCAAAGCGCTTGGTGTGAACAGAGTGGAGGTGTGCTGCGACTTGCTGGAGTTTGTGGCAGATTCGTGTCGGAAAGCGAAGGCTACTAACGGCCAGACACCGTTGCTCATACTTAAGTTGCGCGAAGGCAGCAGCTTTCAACGAGTGTACAACGACGCtgtggcgctggcgtgcgACCGTCGTCTGTGCCATGTCGCCATTGAGGTGCCCATAGAGTCGCTCAGCATGGCAACCGCAGGGCTGCCGCGCCTCGACTTCTGCATGATAGCCGCGTTCAGCCGCGAGCAGGCCTTCGCGTACACGCAGCACACCATCGACGCCGTCAGTCTTAACCACTTTGTAGACATCATTGGAACGAACAGCAATGATTTAGACGAGCTCTTTGCGGCCGTACATCAACGCCGCGTCTCAGCTGCACACTATGCGAATGAGAAGTTGCTCAAAGCaatgcggcagctgcaggcggcgtGTGCCGGCCGCCCGCAGCTTCGTTTCGCGCTACAGCAGCTCTCCGCTCTCCCCTACGGCGACGGACAGCACTCCGGCggagacgcggcggcgctgcggagcGCGGCGCTAAGGGATATAGTCTTCTACGATCCCGTGCAGGATGTGTGGCTGTTCCGCAACAAGCTTTTCCACTCCGCCtcccggtgctgctggcggtaG